Within Dermacentor albipictus isolate Rhodes 1998 colony chromosome 3, USDA_Dalb.pri_finalv2, whole genome shotgun sequence, the genomic segment agcaggttgccattatccctcaagagaaaagtgtataaaagctgtgtcttaccagtggtCACCTACGGGATAgacacctggaggcttacgaaaagggttctaatcaaattgaggacgacgcaacgagctatggaaagaagaatgataggtgtaacgtaaagcgataagaaaagagcagattgcgtgagggaacaaacacgagtcaatgacaccttagttgaaatcaagaaaaagaaatgttcatgggcaggacatgtaatgaggagggaagataaccgatggtcattaagggttacgcactggattccaaggggagggaagcgtagcagggggcagcagaaaggtaggtgggcggatgagattaagaagtttgcagggacggcattgccacaattactacatgacgggggctgttggagaagtatggcagagccctttgccctgctgtgggcgtaaccaggctgatgatgagatgatgatgatgatgaagtatttGGTCCCTGTTCTCGTCCTGCATATTATTAACGTCCTGatcgcgtagtgcacggatagtaagtcctcgtgcagctgcgttagccatctcgtttacATTCTGCCGAGATagatcgacagaccccatgtgcgcaggaaacaAGCGGATTTCGATCccttggctgtccaactcaccgatccgctaggcagcccttttggttacaaatTCATTGGTAAAGTGTCCAATAGCCATCTTAGAGTCACTCTACATCGTCTcccacttattattccttaaagccaatgctgTCGCTACTTGTCCCGCGACTACCGTGTCTTTAGGCATGATTGTGACAGCATCTCCTGTGAGACCATCTGCACCTACTACGTCTACCGtgaaggctttctttcctctgacgaATGCAGCATCTACAAAAGCCGCATGTTCGCCGTCGTGTTCTATCTCTtcaggagagctttggcccttgcctttaTTCTTTCCAGGTTGTGTACTGGGTGCACATTTCTGGTGAAAGGGGTCGTCTTACCTCTCTTACGATAGGTTTTAGTTCGACTGTGCCTTCACCTAAATTTTGGATTTGGTTGGACACCATTTTACTTCTTCTAGTATTGCCCTACCTGAACTTGTTCCAGACAACCTCTCTCTGTGGGCCATTTGTTGACTTAAACTATCTCGGCTATTGTGTTGCggagccccagtttcattaatttattATCCGCCGTGTTAATTGGTAACCCGACTGTTGTTTTGACTACCCTTTTAAGTAATCTCttcaacttgtttagctctgtctgAGTCCAACTGgcatcccagctacatatgagaagtgaCACGAGTCAAAGCGTGGACCAGTTGCCTGGTGCTCTCCTCTCCCAACCCTCTGTGTCTGTaagtgattctccttagcagtcttattacctcTTCAGTCTTGCTTGGGATGTGTTGTATTGTTCTTCTGTTCACCCCATTTGTCTCCAGGAATAACCACAAGACCCTAatggattctacttgcttaattgattcgcctgccttcgtggttagtaTTAACCTGGGTTCTCCCTCGGGAACATATCCCTTCCGTTTCCTACCCCTTCTTCTGTTATTGAGTACAAGGAGCTCAGACTTATGAGCAGAGAAGTTTAGTCCCACGTCTTCTAAAAGAGACTCATCTCATCCTCATCATTGCTCACCATACCTCATCATTGCTCTTCTCAAGTATGCTTTTGAcatgtcccatacttccttcagcggtccGTGTAGTCACATCGTCTGCTTAAATGCTAAAGTGAATACCCTCTATCCCTTTTAATCCCTTTAccacttttgacatggccaggttcaaaagcataggtgacaagaccGACCCTAACGGCGTCCCCCTGTCACcgagatccatcttctttgatTTAATATCCCCGAATCTAAGGTGAGCTGAACGATTGCCAAGAAAGGTGTTGACCGCTTCATAGAGTTTTCAGCCCAATCCCAGTTCGGAAATCACTTGAAGTATTGTtctatgcttaattctgtcaaaagaTTTTTCAACATACAACCCCAAGAGAGATCGAGTGATTTTTTGGTTTAGCTAATAGCAGTTGATGTTTAATAAACAACATGGTACATTGTGTGGACAAGCCTGATCTGAATGCAATCAGATTATATGGTAGGATGTCATTTTCCTCCATATATTTCGTCAACCTGTTCAATATGGCATGCTCCCTTGTTTTCCCTAAAGATGATGTTAACGAATTTGGCCTGAGATCATCCAGGTTGAATATTTTGCCCGGCTTTGGCATTAAGATAGTACTGGCCGTCCTCCATTCTTCTGGATATAGCCCATCTTTGGATAGTTCATTAatgtatgtggtcagatattttatGGATTCGTCATCCAAATTCCTTAAGCAATCTGCTAGAGGTGCCATCCGGGCGAGCTGCTGACCTACTATTCAGATCATACAGAGCCGTGCGTACCTCACTTTCAGTGAAATCCGTgatccatatatttgcattctaCCCCTAAGTAATCGGCACAACTCCCATCCTGAAGACAAAGCGATCTGAGCAAGCATCGCTTCCTGCCTTGTTGCGCTAGTTTTGTCATAGCGAAGGCCTAAATGTGCTTCTTGTACGAGACGTCGTCCGAAGCGATGACATACGACACGCCACCACATGCGTCGAGCACGCCTCTTCGCACTGCATCTCGCAGGGACATATTGTAAGGCTTGCAACATAGCCATAGAGACGTCCGGTTACTGTTTCTCTAACAGCGAGCCAATGGACTACGATAACGACTACACCGTCGTGGACGGCAAGCGACTGAAGAAAAAATACCGCAAGACAACCAAAGACGTGAGTGAGCAGGGCCCGAACGGACCGCCTACTCCGATTTATAGGATTGCTTTTGTGCTGCTCGACGTCTCTAAGAATTTAGAGTCTGTACACAGACAGATTCTTAACACCTCCCTTGGTAATGTGGCGCCGAAAGGAATTAACGAAGTGCGTTTCAACACCTAGACAAATGTAGTCACAGTGGAAGTAGCGACGCAGGCCGCCCTAGAAAAATTGAAAACCGAGCGTATACTAAGACACATAGAAGCCCGGTTGTTCGTCGAGCACAGCGGTCACTCTAGGGCAGGTGTTATCTCCGATGTCGCGATTGATATCAGCGACGAAGAGCTGCAAAGGCTTCTGTCTTCAACAGTGAAGGTCATCGATTTTCACTGCTTCGGTCACTCGACGAGCGTAAATCTTCTGTTCAAGGGAGGCACGCTACCTGATCATGTCAAGGTGGGCTACGTGAGACACCCGGTGCGTCTTCATGTGCCCCGACCATTCCAATGTCAAAAGTGTCTAAAGCTATGCCATGTCAGCACTGTGTGCACAGGCCAGACGGCATGCCTCCGCTGTGCCGGCAGCCATGACGTATCATCATGCACACTAAGACAAACGAAGTGCTCGAATTGCGACGGGCTCCACGAAGCGAATTCCAAGGATTGTCCTAAACagaaaaacagagaaaaataTACTGAAACAATTGAGCAAGACAAGTACGtcataaaaaaaggcgtcagcaTCAGTGCAACACCGAAGGAGACGAACGCGTCATCGGTGTGGACAAGCTGTAGGTCCAGATGAGAGCATCCTGGCTCCCATTCCGCAGGTCCAGCAGAAGGTAATTGAATCGGCATCGATTGATAAACCATTGCTTCAAGCGAGCCGCGCAAGCCCGGAACCGAATGCATGGCCACGCTTACCGCCGCGCTCACGGGTCTCAGACAGTCAGCGCCAGCAAGGAGAGTGTACTCAGATATCGCCATCGGACTCTGTCATCAAAGCCATGCTGCGACAAATAATCGCCGCCCTGCAACTGCCACTGTCCGGTTTCAATACGCCAGTGGCGCTAACAGCGGCAAAAATTATGAACGCCATGGACAGTCTCTTCGCTACGCTGCAGTGACTTGTACCTTTGCCCGCGAAGATGACTCTGCTGTGCTGTGAAGTGTACGTGCACGCATTACGCAGAAACATTGTGCTGTGTAGCCCTCATCATAGTCACCATACCACCACCAtccttcctcttcacatcctATCTCTCTTATTCCCCCAACCCCTTCCACAGCGtgaagtagcaggctagagggatttcactcaggccgacctctccacctttctgccattaaatattATCTCTCTCACACATCCTGATCCTCTTTCCTGATAGGCAAGTATTTATTTGCCAATCGCTCCATTATGCTCTCCATGCTTGCAGTCTGACTTTCCCGGTGTACCGGTTTCGCCATTGCCGTACGTGtattcgatttagtgcctttttcgttgagcagatgTCTGAGCAGACTCCAATTACCTCAACGTTTTATCCCTCCATCTGCACATTTACACACCTAATCTCGCTTTTGCTTCTACAAATATCATGCATGTCCATCTATATTCCTATTGAGCTGAGCAATTCGTTTCCTAAGTCTTCTGTTTGAGCATTGGATTATGAGATGGTCAAAATAGTTCTGTACTCCTTCAATATGACGTGCCTTAAAATCAAATCCTGGTTTTGTCCCGTAAAACCCAAGAATGACATTCCGTTTATTTCGCTTCAGGTTGGCCGCCAATAGGAAACAGTGTCTCATTAGATGTCCTTGCACACCGTACACAATCATCCGCAACAATTGTACCTCAGTTTCGATAACAGCACAAATATTAATTATTCGTGGAGTGGCTTCATGACAGCACGCGTCTTGCGCTTACTTTGTAAAATTGCATATTGCTCAGAGGACGGAATAAATGGAGGCTTGCAAAGATCAGTCGCAGATATATTTATTTTACTAAATCAGAAAATCACCGCCCTTTTCAGGCCGTGTAGACGGTGGAACaccgaagctgtgttagttacactaAATGTTACGCCATGTATGTCAaattcgcaagcagtctatattgtaaaacTTTAGTTTCACCTTCTCTTAGCTCATTTTCGCTTTCGCGTGCTTCACGTGGTTCCCATATCTTAGGAGGTCTCCTTCTTCCCTTCTTCTCCCAGCGTTTTTATGATGTGCGTGTGAGGATTCTGCCTGTGTTTTGCCGTGCTTTTATTCTTCGTATGCATGTTTCTCCACCCTTTCTACAAGCCATTAATTATATCAAGGTTAAAAAGGTTTTGTGTCAAATGAAAACTATGgcatccttttttttaattggGTGTAACGTTGCATTTGCTTGGTCTTGTGCTGTGTCTTCTGCTCCTTGATCTTGAGTTGTCGTCTCTAGGGTCTACACTGCTCGGTGTGCCTCCTGCGCTTGTAGCGGTTTGTCTGGAGACGTTGAATCTTACATTGCCTGCTCTTGAGTTGACGGCAGATCAAGGCGTTTATATTTCACAATCACAACCTGGTGCTTCAAAATAAATcagtccgtcacgtaagacaatgaatcaCTCatgctcccttaagcaatggctcctAAACCCATATacacggcctccccattacgacgacagaagaaaaGTGAAATTGTAGGCTCGCAcgacgagcggcaacggagccagatgtgacagaagacgacgacTAGGAATGCGGGAGCAGTGGTATATCCGCGTTTTCGCCGTAGCGTCAAGGGACGCCAACGAGCccactgtggaagaagacgacgctcgagccacggctgatgatgatagctttagcGAACTCGGACACCGGTGGCCCAAGGTCCGCACGgactgctttgctgtaaaagaacactgactcgccatcccagccctgcgaaagtggatgtgcagCGAGGCTGTTGAAAACCAGCTTCACAACTACTGAGGGGGGTATCCAATGCTTTATTTCTTTACAGTAATTGTAATGTAGTAATCGTAATTGAGAATAATGGTATTAATAGTAGTGTTGGTATTTCTGATAGCGCGCCGTCGTACAGGCTTTTCTTTTCCCCTTTGCCGCTCCTCGCATTCGCGCACTTCCTCGAGAAGCTTAACTATGCGTTCACTATTcacagcggtgctgcaacaacagtaAAATGGTTGCTAGGGTGTCTCTTTTATATTCGAAAGACTAGTGACGTCattccccacgtcgcaagctgccgtcgtcgCTGCAGCTTGCAAAACAGTAGTCTTTACCACGAAGCGCTTGCGGGGAGTGCTACTTGCTTCGCGTTGACAACAGCAGTGCCTTATCCTCAATTATGTGCTTCAGTTGCTTGTTTTGTGCTCTTCCTTCATTGACACGaatgctgttttgtatgttgtatatgtgattccaaagaatgtaggCACTTTTCaccttgctgagtgcttgaagcctgtttcacctccgccgggggtcggcGTAGTATTCTACTACCTCGGGGATTGGCCCATACTTCTGCCGACGTAAATCGACACGAAAAAAAATACCTACCAACTAGAggctgacagcttcgctgtaaaaaaatgtaaaaaatgaaacaaaaagctGCATCACTagcgtatttactcgattctaagcacccccatTTTTTCATTATCGCGGCGCCCAAGGTCAGGGGCGGGTGGAGTGCTTAGATTccaaaaatctagaatgaccccctcCCTCCTTTTGCTGCGATATCGCGACGACTTCGTAGCAAggaataacattttattttgcaaacatccaaaagaaaaatggctgtggcttaggtaaggttaagcccaggatgcgaagcatactagcctttattttagttgttgaaccactgtttagcctggtgaactgctgttgcttggctatatttggttcggctagacgaagaaacaactcatgcattactgcttcgccttcaagagtggaacgcgacagcgttcccgtcgacccgccaaggggtgtaagacaatgggctacagggcagcgactacgcgccccgcattggacgcggtgatcgtcgagcaatgcagcgttcggcgcggcaacgaaatgtgcgcctgagcaagagacgcacgccttagaaacagctcgtttctaaggcaacaccgcattcactagaggcgcttttgtaccgctttgaagcatcgtactcgtggctcagtggtagcgtctccgtcccacactccggagaccctggaccggtataacgtaaaactattccgtttTGTTTCTATTCCAACATGGCCGACACCGCTCGGTCATTGGTCGAATTTTTTGAGGCCGCGTCCATTtttcctgcctgtcaagcgacgtcaggaaTGCACAAAAActgccacgtcaaagtgacgtttacgcactcattatgctaaattatgccgaacaaacccgGCAAATTCGTGGAATAGCCGGTGAGTGCCCCGTTCCGTTTGGAATAGAAAAACATGGCGGCCTTCGTGATTtgtttggcggcggcggcggcggctcgtcTGTGCGGGCGCGGGTGGAGAGAGCCCGAGGATGCGTTTGACATGCCAGACGATCAGTTGCGGCGGCACTTTCGCctgaagaaagaaactgtgcggtggctgtgcgaCGAAGTGGCGGAGGAACTCGGAGGCGTGAGAACTTCAGCGCTGTCGGTGGAGCGGCAAGTGTTGTGCGCGTTGCGATTCTTCGCAACGGGCAGCTTTCAGGCCTCAAtagggagcgaggagacgatcggcgtgacccagcctgcggtcagcaagtgtgtgcgacgcgtggcggaggcaatcgtccacgccggggcccgcaacaagtgggtccattTCCCGAGGACGTCGGAGGAGAAGGCGGCCGTGAAGGAAGGGTTCCTTCAACGCGGCTCCATTCCCGGCGTCATCGGATGCGTGGACGGCAGCCTGATAGCCATCATCGCACCGAAGGGCGAGCAGAAGGCGGCATTCATGTGCCGCAAAGGCTACTACGCCCTCAACACAATGTTCGTAAGTATCTTAATTTTTGTCTAATTGGCCCGTGATCGCAACGCGTGGCTTATGCTGTGCGCGCTCTcgtcagatctgcgacgcaggCATGCGGATCCTCGCCATCCACCCTCTGCGACCGGGGTCAGACCACCACGCCCACGTCTGGAGAACTACGTGGTTGCGTCGTCGGTTCCTGGAGGGGCATATTGCCAAAGCCGGCGAACACCTCCTCGGTGAGCAGCGGGAAAATTTTGTACAGTTGCAATTCTGGCAGCAAAGCGTGCTCGCGGCGTAAGAGAATATTGAAGCCCGAACCCCTTATGTTATAGTCAGGTTATTAAGTATAGGCGAGATGTAGAAATTTTCCAATGGTATCCGCACGAAACAAAGTGACAACACACCTTACTTTAAACTAATTTTTAATGTGAGTGTACAGTGCACACgttgtcacattctttttttacacCGACAGTCATTTGTGAATGAAGACTACACAAAAAGCTGCCTTGCTGCAAATAGGTATGCTGTGTCCCAGCTATTGTTATCTGTGATCACAGCTGGGTCAGGTGCTCAGCCTGtatatttctttattgcagccTTTCTGTAGTAGGTGCATTTTACATGACCCATGCTTCGCCTACTAAACTTTGTGCAGATTTCATACCATTTTTTATGATCCTGCAGGTGACAGCGGCTACCCCCTGGAACCATGGCTCCTGACCCCAGTCACAGGCCACCCTCCCGTACAC encodes:
- the LOC135904962 gene encoding putative nuclease HARBI1, with the translated sequence MAAFVICLAAAAAARLCGRGWREPEDAFDMPDDQLRRHFRLKKETVRWLCDEVAEELGGVRTSALSVERQVLCALRFFATGSFQASIGSEETIGVTQPAVSKCVRRVAEAIVHAGARNKWVHFPRTSEEKAAVKEGFLQRGSIPGVIGCVDGSLIAIIAPKGEQKAAFMCRKGYYALNTMFICDAGMRILAIHPLRPGSDHHAHVWRTTWLRRRFLEGHIAKAGEHLLGDSGYPLEPWLLTPVTGHPPVHTAEGRYNTAHAAMRSVVERCIGLLKSRFRCLQRYRALHYQPERAANIVAACAVLHNLCLDEGDVLLDDVSDDSSNSSSDDESGNPSPQRVPQVRAARMMYMRGCAARDNVISSFGTTRQQHQRYLQRVRRRLRRQQHRQQQ